The Archocentrus centrarchus isolate MPI-CPG fArcCen1 chromosome 1, fArcCen1, whole genome shotgun sequence genome includes the window TGTTCTGAAACACCGATCATTCGGACCCATACggtccatgcatgcatggaccGTATGGGTCCGaatgaacacatattcagggctggttaaaatctatctgggcaaacccctgtagggccaccatggaaaccgcggacaaaaccttatggggcccataatgtttgcccttgCTATGGGGCCCACCTAGGAGTGCTGGCAGGGATGTGAAGCTGCTTTATTTTGCAGCTTACACTGAAGATTTAACATTTCATTGTGACTTACATAATGGCTGTAAATATCTGACcacacagcaggaacaacaGTTCAACTCACAGCAGATGTGGCAATGTGACATTGCACTTTAAGGAACCTACCCATTTATActacactctgcatttaatcattagttatatctctgtctctcttccacagcatgtcttttgtcctgtctctctcccctcagcccaaccggtcacagcagatgaagatgaagatgaagatgaaattAACTAGCTGGGTCTTGGTATATAAATTACCAGGAATCACCCTGGTGATTGCTGGTAATGCTAATTTGTCCCACTGTGTAAATCTGCCCAATAAATTTCCCCTCTGGATGGGGAGAAGTTTCATCCAGTaacttctttcctcttctttagTTAGGATTTGTATCCGAGTTTTTAACAGGACCTGGGCTTctaagtatttatttactgaggtcagaggtAAATCTGAGCCCTTAGTTTGTGGGAAACAGTTGCTGTgtttaaatattacattttgaATTTCCATTATGAGACTTAAGATGCAGAGAAACACAAGAACTTGATTGATGCAGAGTGTGAAAAGATACCTGAACCTTTGCTagcaaagctgcaaaagcaGCAAGGACTTTTCACCAAGTGTTACACCCTCAGGGAGTCAGtaccacaaaaaacacaaaaatattctcTGATGGGAGTCTCTGATCCTTCTCTCCCTCAGAATTTTAGACCAATTTTAAAGTTGCTTTTTATATCAAAAATCTTAGAAAAAGTTGTGGTCAAACAGCTAAATGTTATTTTAGCTCAATATAACATACTTGATAAGTTTCAGTCTGGGTTTTGTAACCTGCACTCCACTGAAACTGCTCTTCTTAGAGTGTCTaacaatattttaatgaaaagagattgtcatgtatcgtctgtgtggcaggcaggaaggaggaccccaatgcaggacacgccaggcacaggtaaaaggtcattcacctttatttttcaggtgcacaacaaaaggccggagtaggcagagctagtggcaaaacacagagcaaaaatacCAGGCTAAATACGAGGCGAAacaagacacacagcaggagacgaaTACGGGaccacgacgcgacaacaggcactggaaacacaagacttaaatacacaggagggctaatgagggaggtggaaacaggtggtaacacaggtgatgctgataatACTGactagaccaggggaagcaaaactaaacacaagagactgggactggacaactatcaaaataaaacaggaagtaacacgatggaacggaaacgcagacctgacacagaatacagagagaacaccagggactagaaataacaattaaacctcacaaccaaaagaaatcccaaacagaacagacaaaaggaagcaaaacaaaaacacacggggtcctgtggaccccggaccatgacagagaTGCAGGTGAATTCTCTGTTTTTGTACTCCTGGACTTAACATCAGTGTTTGACACAGcagatcacaacattttaatttgacaGGTTAAGGACACAGGTGGGCATCTCTTGTCAACCTTAGATTGGTTTTCATCTTACCTCTTAAACAGAAGTTTCTCAGTTGCTGCTGTCCTGTGGTGTGCTCCAAGGTTCTGTCTTGAGACCTATTCTGTTTACTCTGTATTTATTCCATATCAGAGACATTTTGGGCACGTTCTTTAGAACTGTGTTGAGGCTATAAAGAACTGGAGGGCTCCTAACTACCTTTCACTAATACtgggaaaactgaagttcttggtTGCGCACCTGATAGCTTTGCTCCCACTGTGATAAATAATCTTGGTTTTTATCATCAGTGGTTCAGTCAAATGTCTGAAACTTAGTTGTTACATTTGACCGAGCTCTTAGTTTTGATAAACCTGTTAATAGCCTGGTGCGATCCTACTTTTTTCATTTAAGAAATATTGCCCACGTCAGTCAAATGTGTccaaacccatccatccattctcttccgcttacccggggccgggtcgtgggggcaggagcctaagcagagaagcccaggcttccctctccacAGCTACCTCCTcgagctcatccagagggaccccaaggcgttcccaggccagccgagagatataatctctccagcgtgtcctgggtctacctcCTCcaggtgggacatgcctggaacacctcacccaagaggtggccaggaggcatcctaatcagatgcccgagccacctcaactggctcctttcgatatggaggagcagcggctctactctgagcctgagggtaggaatgtagatcgaccggtaaatcgagagcttcgcttttacactaagctccctcttcaccacgacagaccggtgcagcgtccgcatcactgcagaagcagccccgatccgtctgtcgatctcccgctcccttctcccatcactcgtgaacaagaccccgagatatttgaactcctccacttggggcaagaactcattcctgagccggagagggcactccacccttttccggctgaggaccatggcctcagacttagaggtgctgattctcatacagccgcttcacactctgctgcgaaccgttccactgcgagctggaggcccccccctgatgaagccagcaggaccgcatcatctgcaaagagcagagatgagactctgaggccaccaaggaagaagccttcctccacctggctacacctagaaattctgtccataaaaattatgaacagaattggtgacaaagggcagccctgatggagtccaacacccacaggaaacgaatctgacttattacctgctatacggaccaagctctcactgcggttgtacagagattgaatggcccgcaacaacgggccagacaccccatactcccgcagaacctcccaaaggataccccaagggacacggtcgaatgccttctccaagtccacaaagcacatgtagactggttgggcaaactcccatgcacactcgaatatccttgagaggataaagagctggtccagcgttccgcgaccaggaagaaaaccgcattgttcctcctgaatccgaggttcgactaatggacagaccctcctttccagcaccctggcagaGACCTTTTCGTTTGGTCTAGGTGTCCAAATCTGAAGTCAAAATTATTATTCATGCTTCTGTCTCCTCTTaattggactactgtaattcactgTACATCATCCTCTGTAAATCATCTTTAGATTGCCTGcagttggttcaaaatgctgctgggAGGCTACTtaatacaggtgctggtcataaaattagaatatcaggaaaaagttgatttatttcagtaattccattcaaaaagtgaaacttgtatattatattcattcattacacacagactgatatatttcaaatgtttgtttcttttaattttgatgattataactgacaactaatgaaaaccccaaattcagtatcagaaaattagaatattgtgaaaatgttcaatattgaagacacctggtgccacactctaatcagctaattaactcaaaacacctgcaaaggcctttaaatggtctctcagtctagttctgtaggttacacaatcatggggaagactgctgacgtGACAGCTGTCCAAAAGACAACCACGACAcgttgcacaaggagggcaagacacaaaaggtcattgctgaagaggctggctgttcaacgagctctgtgtccaagcacattaacagAGAGGTAGTGATGGGCAAAGCGAGGCTTTCTGAAACCGGAATTGCCGGAATTGTGTCGAAGCttcgaaacaatctgaaacacaTCTCTATAGTGTAACCCAGTGGCTACTTTAGCTCATTCCACATCTGTATAATAACGTTCTCTGAAACAATGAAACGCACAAGTGCTGAACAATTGTAAGCGAGGGTACTTATTACACCACactatcaataattatgatccgCACATGTTTTGGGAGAAACCAGCATCcaacaaagcaagaaaaactcTCTTGTCAAAGACCGCATGCTGTGACTGTAAAGAACTGTGTTTTAATATGTGTTTCAGTTGCTTATTAATTCAGTGTaatgcaaaacaaataaatgtatgaaataaaatattttgtaacaagGCTGCCTTCACTTTCTCCTTGGTGATCTTGTACTTCTCCTCCACCATTTCTTTGAATGCTTTTCTTGATGGCAGGTTGTAGCTGAGGTCAAGCTTTTGGACAAAGGCCCTAAAACCTTCATCCTCAACAACAGTGAAGGGCTGCAAATCCTTCACCACCAAGTTCACCAGAGCCTCATCCAACTCTTTCTGCCTGCCTTTTAAAAGAGAACATAAAATCAATCCCAAAAGAGTAAATGTAGAGTAAAAGTAGATGTATCTTCAAAAAACAGCTTTGGGTATGAGGCGGTTACTTGGCCATACAACAGCATTGCCAAAATACACTAAACAACCAAACTGTTATAGGGAGTTTCTGTTCAGTGTGCTGTCACATTTCcatctgaaaataataaagtCTTTGGGAATTACAGTTAATATTAtgtcaaatacacacagacacaaatatattgTGCCTTTGGTGGTTTTTGCATAAATACAGACAGGCAGGAAACATATTGATTCAATAAATTCTCATTTTTTAGCATTTGTTTGCTATTTCAGTGTTGACAATGGAGTCCTGTAATGTGGCTGAGATTTATCATTGTTTGGGCATTACTGAGTCCCATTTCAAACTGTGGCCATTCTCAGTGAGTTTTAATGCATTAAGGCTCAATCTGAATAATCTTTCAAACAATGCATACCTTGATTAGATGGCCCAGGAGCAGGCCTATGTACAGAGGGAACATTACCTCCCTCTGAACCCTCTGAAATGGCAGGATGCGCACTCCTCAAATGTCGAATCATAGAAGATGTATTATTGCAGTAGGCCAGCTGCTGAGCACAAATCAGACACCTGACTTTATTTGGTGTTTCCAAATGGAAATGCTCCCACACTGCAGATCGGGATCTCTTACAGGGATGTTCCATCTTATTCTATCTAGTCTATGTGACTACACCTGGAACTGCTGTACTCTCTCGTACCTATCTTTATCTCGCTGCTACTATCACTAActatattttaaactgaattaatttaatgtaatcCTACCTGTCTGCTTTTAAGTAACCTATGAATAAATATTCTAACTTGACTAATCACTCACTAAATCACGCTATCAATTGCAATGTCACTATATCaaattcttcctcctctctcgaAACCTCTCGCATCTCATAAAACGCCCTTGAGGTTTCGATATGTTTGGGTTGACTTTTAAGCTTCTGGCAGCGGGTAAGCCACCTATCGGAGCTACGGTGAAATGCACCAAAGCCTCGCTTTGCCATGGTCACGTGACATGGGTGTTTTGAACCAGGTTTCGGAGCAGTGTTTCGAAACATCTGCGCTTCGGAAGCTCGACAGTGTCGAAGCGTCTGTgaagaggtgaagggaaggaaaagatgtggtagaaaaagtgtacaacaatagggataaccgcaccctggagaggattgtgaaacaaaaccccttcaaaaatgtggggagattcacaaagagtggactgcagctggagtcagtgcttcaagaaccaccacgcacagacgtatgcagacatgggtttcagctgtcgcagtcctcgtgtcgagccactcttgaacaagagacggcatTAGAAGAGTCTCgcctggactgctgctgagtgctccaaagttatgttctctgatcaaagtcaattttgcatttcctttggaaatcaaggtcccagagtctggaggaagagaggagaggcacagaatccaagttggctgaggtccagtgtaaagtttccacagtcagtgatggtttggggtgccatgtcatctgctggtgttggtccactgtgttttctgaggtccaaggtcaacgcagccgtctaccaggaagttttagagcacttcatgcttcctgttgctgaccaactttatggagatgcagatttcattttccaacaggacttggcacctgcacacagtgccaaagctaccagtacctgctttaaggaccatggtatccctgttcttaattggccagcaaactcgcctgaccccatagaaaatctattgGATATTGTGAAGAagaagatgtgatacgccagacccaacaattcagaagagctgaagcccactatcagagcaacctgggctctcataacacctgagcagtgccacagactgatcgactccatgccacgccgcattgctgcggtaatccaggcaaaaggagccccaactaagtattgagtgctgtacatgctcatacttttcatgttcatacttttcagctGGCCAAcatttgtattggtcttaagtaatattctaattatcCTATATAACTCACGTGGTTCCTCGCTTCAAGGCCGTTTCACActggatgcgttgcgtaaacacgaaattccgaatctttagGATGCGAatctgtcgtgtaacctacatacacaccgcaCGCGTTGCGTTTTTCATCCTCATAAAACGCATTGTGAAAGAAATGAAGTTgacatcaaacgatgatgtaatgaggttgtgttgtttctaaaaaaaaaaaaaaaaaacagattctgggttcatccaactcataataaagcagcagcagggagagtttcatggtttgatcccagagttgaagctgcatcacggatacTTTCgcacatatttcaggatgtcagtggacagtttgagctcttgctGGTGTGGCGATGGTAAGGTGGATCGATCTGTATTTCAAAATATTCAAAGGACACTAACAGCGAATCTGCTTATTTAAAATTGGAGTAATTtgcataaaacaaagaaactgacaACGCCACCCTGGGAATTCCACCCAGGGAAATATTCCTTCAACAGACACCAATTCATCAGCACATGAAGGACACTCAGGTTCGTTTCACTTACGACAGACGTTGTAAgagataaaacaaaataatttattttgttcATAAGAAATAAAACGAtcgcataaaaaaaaaaaaaaaaaatggggaaagGCAAAACAGCAGCGCACTGTAGCTTTATCCTGACGAAGCGATGGCGGCACCGTGGAAAGCAACACGCCGCCGACCCAGGCCCAAACACCCTATaacacaataaatattaaaatgactggTGAAGATATTGAATATAAACAGAAACCCGCGGAATTACATACCAGTCAATCAATGCCTGCAGGGACCAAATTGGCCGGTATGGGGCTTCCCCAGCTACTACCTACAAATCAAAAGGCAAATAAGATACAGGATTAAAATCGCATTACAATAAAAAGGAGTCATACCACACCCGAAGCTTATGGAGGGAGGGCTACAAGGTTACCACCAGCGTACTCTGCTACAGCCACGAGAAACATAGATGAGAATCCGGAAGCGTGTGCATCACCGAGAGCAAGATCACAATATGGTGTTACACGCCGCCCTTTTATACCATGACCGCCCAGTCATAGCAGCCAACCAATTAGAATCCATTCTGCTACAGgagcagagttgggatcacatgtgaggaggcagaggataatatcaggtgccgtttacacgaagccgttttcactggaaacggtgtcgttttgatgcgtttcagcctttcgtttacacgatggcgtttcagaaacgatccgcgtttacacgaggacatgtgaaacgatgaaaacgatgtagttcccatgccaggccacaagttggcgtaggttttctctttgcagtttgtttacgcaagacgcgcatgcgtggagtgacacagtaggtagtgcggcaaattgttcattacttacaaaacggccaatgtgagaggttttgtgtggaccgatgatgaggttggatcgctgctgcacacaacgctgaattacaaaacggtaaaaacacaagaaaagcataagaagcactcgtgaatccgcgagtactgtttatcagtttgcgcgtgcgcgaaaaactggccgtcgcaaccatagtgcgcatgtgcgagtcgagcgttttcaaatcaccccggtttcaagtgtttacacgaaaacgcaagccggtgcgtttctgaaacgctccactctggaccccgtttctgaaacacatcgttttcactctgttgtcgtgtaaacagaagggcgaaacgcatcaaaacgacaccgttgtcgtgtaaacgcaaggccgaaacgcatcaaaacgacaccgtttcaaaatgaaaacggtctcgtgtaaacggcacctcagagagccgactgaccagcgtgtagctgtgtgtctgaggtaaaatattatgattttattgttcccatttattgttatttattgttttattgttttgagctatgacctcacatgctgctaaatgcagcgctctgattggtcagtcctgtttggTCACttgcaaaagtcagaaaaatcgaacttgatcctaaaaaataaatgaacaataaataaatttgtcctgtgaaatgacgcagtCGGTGTGAACgtctgcattaagaacaggagagtccgaaaaatatttttaatgcacgaaacattcgcacagAATTTAtgcgtccggtgtgaaagggcctttatttgcacaggcttgcttttaactagtggtttATGTGTGTTTACTGTGTATCACTATTTTCCTTtgattgttgtgaagcactttgttatttttatctagaaaggtgctatatgaataaattttacttactttattAGTGGACTCTGTGGGACAGATATGCCCTGAGAAAAAACAGATTGAGGACACTGAGGGAAATCTGAAGCTTCAGCTGACAAACCAAAGTGGACAATTTTGAACCTGATCAAACGCAGGCCAGGACCAAACCTCAAAGGCAGAAAAgcataaatttatttattcattttttacttttaacataattttgccatttttactgGCAAAGACATCCATGGAACCTGGAACACTACAACAGATTAAGTAAGAGATCAATCATGAAATGAATGTTAGGAGAGTCTCAGCATTACATTCAATGACTACTGAAATATTAGAACAATGAGCACATTTCAACCACATCCTCAGGGGTGCAGGTCATTTGACCTGTACTTCAGTGGccattgtttgtctttgtgtgggATTAATTGGAACCAATAAGCATAAAACCTAAGCATCATCTTTGAACAGTCATTACTTTGTTACATCATTCCTAAgacttttctttgtgtgtctttatATTGAGACAAAGGGTTGATTTCACAGCAGAACACAATAAAGTCAACTTTGCTTCAGGGGAATGAAGAATAAGGTGTGATGACGCCGGTATGAGGAGAGTCCCATAAATGTAGCTTTAAAGAGGACCCTGCACCCATGAAGGCTAAATTACAGCATGGCGCTGCTCAAGAAAGACAAGAAGTAAGAGTTTAAAGTTCTGTGATGTCACcgggttggttggttggttaacAGACTTACATTAGCTTATGTTAGCTAACGTGTCATAACTGATAACTCAGTGAAAAAGAAGGAAACTTAAACCAAAAAGCAGCCTGGGAAAGTCTCTCTGTGCTGCCCTCGGCTGCAGCCACgtatttatgtttgtttctgGGACCACAATGGAAACAAGTGTTCACCCTTTTTTGTgtaatatattttgtttgtaagGCATGTTAaaccaaataaatgaataaaaaaaaaatcaaaattaaacaaagataTGGAGTCCAATTTTACTCTCTGTGTCTGAAGCAGTCAGTTCATTGTTGGCTAGCTGCTctaaaacaggagaaaacaccTGTTAGCTGAATGTTCGGGTTTGCAATGCGGACTGTGGAGGAGGGCCTGCTGGAGGCAGGTGACCCAGTGGTTCACCGGACCGACCAGCTGGGAAAGCAGCTGTCTGCAAGATGTGTTCAGCTCCATTTTGTGCATTCAAATAGTCTTACTCCCCAAACTCATCCAACTAGGTTACAATGTAACAGGTTACTACGTGTGCATCACAGCATAACATGACTAAGTTTCTTATTGAAATGGGATCATGAGGCAGAGACAGCACAAAGTGACCCCTGAGGCTGATTTTTAATTTCATAGTTTCCTTGTCTTCTGCTGAGTTATGGCTTCTGTCACCTGTTAGCTAACATAGTAACAGGTGACACACAACAGACTGACCGACCAACCAACCCAGTGATGTGATGTAAACTCTTCATCTGTGAGTTCATCTGTGGCAGCTTTTAGAGCAGCTCCGTAAATTAGCCTTCATGCATGCTGGGTTTCAGGTCCACTTTAATCACAATATTTCCGCTTTTGAGTGAGTGTGAAGTGAGTGCTCGAGTCACATCTCATTCAATACTACGTCACCGTATCTGCTGCAGCTTTAACAAAAGTTTCCATAGAAACACTAGCCTCCGCCTCTCGAGAGGCTTAGCCAATGAAAGCCGAGGGTCGGCGCAGCAACATTAGCATGCAGCCTCTATAAGAGGAGCAGCTCCCGATGTAGAACCACACTGGTTGCTGTAAAGTAACGAGGAAGCAGGATGCCTGAACCCGCCAAGTCTGCGCCCAAGAAGGGCTCCAAGAAAGCGGTGACGAAGACCACTGGAAAGGGAggcaagaagaagaggaagaccagGAAGGAGAGCTACGCCATCTACGTGTACAAGGTGCTGAAGCAGGTCCACCCCGACACCGGCATCTCATCCAAGGCCATGAGCATCATGAACTCGTTCGTCAACGACATCTTCGAGCGTATCGCTTCGGAGGCCTCCCGCCTTGCTCACTACAACAAGCGCTCCACCATCACCTCCAGGGAGATCCAGACCGCCGTCCGCCTTCTGCTTCCCGGGGAGCTGGCCAAGCACGCCGTGTCCGAGGGCACCAAGGCCGTCACCAAATACACCAGCTCCAAGTAACTCGTCTGCTCTCAGCCCACAACACAACGGCTCTTCTAAGAGCCACACACTATACAACAAGAGCTCattctgtgtgtttgctttatgatctgaaaatgtctttatttttcttaagtgCAGAAATACAACATTAGCAATAGTTATGAGGAATAACTATGAGGAATAACTAGAGTGTGGTGGGTGTCTCTGGTAAAGTTGGATAATGCTGCATGAGCTTAAGAATCAGGCTGTGACCTGCAGAGAGCTGCATCCACTGCAGCAGCACCTCAGCCTCCAGCATCAGCTCTTTCTCCACCACTGATTATTTGAGATGGTGCAGGGCTAAATCTCAGTAACACTCATATCCTCAAACTTTGAAAATTATGGTATACGTATGTCATAAGCCTGGCAAGCTGCCTGACTAAAATGACATTTATACAGTAGAGCAGGATTTGGACATGCATTTGTTTACTGCTTCTAGTCCACTACAGATTTCCAGTTTCACATGGCTCCTTTATAAATCACCAGCAGCACTGACTTTACTGCAGTTTTATCAATATTGTTATATACAGTGGGATAATTATTTGATAGACTgctgattttgcaagttttccccacctacaaagaatgaggtctaattttttttattgtaggtacacttcaactgagaatctaaaaaaaaaaaaaaaaatcacgtatGATCTTTAAACAAtccatttgtattttattgcatgaagtatttgatacaatagGAAAACataacttaatatttggtacagaaacctttgtttgcagttACAAAGGTCAGACATTTCCTGTAGTTGCTGTTTGCACTCACTGCAGCAGGGTTTTGACCCACTCCTCTGtacagatcttctccagatctttcaggttttGGGGCTGTTGCTGGGTAACATTaagtttcagctccctccacagatctTCTATTAGGTTCAGTTCTGGAGTgggtgtgtgtttcaggtcattgtcatgctggaagacccagccacAACCTGTCTTCAATGCTCTTACTGAGGGAAGGAAGTTGTTGGCCAAAATCTCACGATACATGACCCCAACCTTCAATACGTGCAGTCGCcctgtcccctttgcagaaaagcacccccGAAGTATGATGTTTTGACCCTCGTGCTTCACATCAGACGGTGTTCTTGGGGTTGTACTCatccttcttcctccaaacacatcAAGTGGAGTTGATATCAAAAAactattttggtctcatctgaccacatgaccttctcaGATTCCTCCTCTGGATCAATCCAGATGGTCACTGGTGAACTTCAGACAGGCCTGAACATTTGCTAGCGTGAGCAGGGGGGAACTTTTGTGCCCTGCAGGATCTTAATCCATGACAGCATACTGTGTTACTAACATCTTTGAGACTGATCCCAGCTCTCCTCAGGTCATTGACCAGGTCCCCCgtgtagttctgggctgattcctgACCTCTCAGAATCATCCTTAACCCACGAGatgagatcttgcatggagccccAGACCGAGGAAGACTGATagtcatcttgtgtttcttttcttcatttacCAATAATTGCACCAATAGTTTTTGCCTTCACACCAAACTGTTTGCCTATTATCCTGTAGGCTATCCAAatcttgtgcaggtctacaagcTTGTCCCTGGTGTCCTTCAACAGCTCTTTGATTTTGGAGATGTTGGtgtgtgactgagtgtgtggacaggtgtcttttatacagGTAACAAGTTCAAACAGGTGCAAGTAATACAGGTAATTAGTGCAGAGTAGGAGGGCTTCTTAAAGCAAAACgaacaggtctgtgagagccagaattcttgctggttggCAGGTGatgaaatacttatttcatgcaataaaatgcaaattgattatttaaaaatcatacaatgtgtttttcttgatctttttttagattctgtgtCTCACAGTTAAAGTGTACCTACAATAAAatttacagacctctccattctttgtaggtgggaaaacttgctaaatcagcagtgtatcaaatgcttattttccccactgcaAATGGATATGTGTTTATgcacatctatctatctatctgtgtgtttatgtatgtaCACATACATACTATAATACTTCAATCAAATGATGCTGATAACAGAGGAATATGGTGGCTTCTTTACTGACAGGTGACAAATGAAAGGAAATCCTGAACCATTGACCCCTTTAATGAGCAGACTGAAAACAGCTGATTGAGTTTGGTTAAACTCTGAGAGGATGCAGAGGGCTCACTGATGTCTTTGCACTCAGCTGAATGCTGAGAGCTGTGCTCATGAGAAAAAGGACAAGAAGAATCAGAGTCTCAGTGCTGCACTGTGCTGCTCATGTATCACAGACAGCACATCATCCAGGTGACtgtcagcaacacacacacacacacacagagcaggtggACAAAATCACTGAAATCAAATGTTTCAGAGTGGAATTGTAGCAGTGTGTCTGTGACTGTTGTGAATCTTCCCGCAGc containing:
- the LOC115779720 gene encoding histone H2B 1/2-like encodes the protein MPEPAKSAPKKGSKKAVTKTTGKGGKKKRKTRKESYAIYVYKVLKQVHPDTGISSKAMSIMNSFVNDIFERIASEASRLAHYNKRSTITSREIQTAVRLLLPGELAKHAVSEGTKAVTKYTSSK